In one Sphingobium sp. MI1205 genomic region, the following are encoded:
- the metF gene encoding methylenetetrahydrofolate reductase, with protein MTLSFPSIEEDRRAWQAPLYADLAGDIHVSFEFFPPKTEKMEEQLWSAIETLTPLAPKFVSVTYGAGGSTRERTHNTVARIARETPLAAAAHLTCVAASKAEIDEVVDAYWEAGVRHIVALRGDPPEAGTKFQPHPEGYKGAAELVEGLRKRHPFEISVAAYPETHPDALNAQSDIDNLKRKLDAGASRAITQFFFEPDTFFRFRDTVAAAGINAEIIPGIMPVSNFAAVQRMSAMCNTNVPGWMGKLFEGLDDLPAARQLVSATLAAELCRKLYAGGVRDFHFYTLNRAELSYAICHLLGLRPATLEKTA; from the coding sequence ATGACACTTTCCTTCCCTTCCATCGAAGAGGACCGGCGGGCCTGGCAAGCGCCGCTCTATGCCGATCTGGCAGGCGATATTCATGTCAGCTTCGAATTCTTCCCGCCAAAGACGGAGAAGATGGAGGAGCAGCTGTGGTCGGCGATTGAAACGCTGACGCCGCTGGCGCCGAAATTCGTGTCGGTAACCTATGGTGCGGGCGGATCGACGCGCGAGCGCACGCATAATACGGTCGCGCGCATCGCCCGTGAAACACCGCTGGCGGCGGCGGCGCATCTAACCTGCGTGGCGGCGAGCAAGGCCGAGATTGACGAGGTCGTGGACGCCTATTGGGAAGCGGGCGTGCGGCACATCGTCGCGTTGCGCGGCGATCCGCCCGAAGCGGGCACGAAGTTTCAGCCGCATCCTGAAGGGTATAAGGGCGCGGCCGAACTGGTCGAGGGACTGCGCAAGCGTCACCCGTTCGAGATTTCCGTGGCCGCCTATCCCGAAACCCACCCCGATGCGCTGAATGCGCAGAGCGACATCGATAATCTGAAGCGCAAGCTGGACGCGGGGGCCAGCCGGGCGATCACGCAGTTCTTCTTTGAGCCGGACACCTTTTTCCGCTTTCGCGACACCGTCGCCGCAGCCGGAATCAATGCGGAAATCATTCCGGGCATCATGCCGGTCAGCAATTTCGCCGCGGTCCAGCGCATGTCGGCCATGTGCAATACGAACGTACCGGGATGGATGGGCAAGCTGTTCGAGGGGCTGGACGACCTGCCCGCCGCGCGGCAACTGGTGTCCGCGACGCTGGCGGCTGAACTGTGCCGCAAGCTCTATGCGGGCGGGGTACGCGACTTTCATTTCTATACGCTCAACCGGGCGGAACTGAGCTATGCGATCTGCCATCTGCTTGGACTGCGACCCGCCACATTGGAGAAGACGGCATGA
- a CDS encoding ArsR/SmtB family transcription factor yields the protein MSAALDIFRALSDPTRLRIIYLLRAMELAVGEIAQVVGQSQPRVSRHVRILAEAGLVERRKEGNWVFLRLGQGAATVPFLKLFDELVPSESEELWQKADLARLAAVRADRSRAAESYFAEHAEEWDAIRSLHVPDVDVEAAMTALLGAEAIGHLLDIGTGTGRMIELFGPVADQVTALDRSPDMLRLARAKLPEDAGGKYGLVLGDFGALPLEPGSIDTVVLHQVLHYARAPETVIAEAARVTATGGRVLIADFAAHEREELRLRDQHARLGFSDEQIESWFAQAGLELERVEVLPGQELTVVLWLGRRAGARILRHEGRLSA from the coding sequence ATGAGCGCCGCACTCGACATCTTCAGGGCCTTGAGCGATCCGACGCGGCTGCGCATCATCTATCTTTTGCGCGCGATGGAGTTGGCGGTCGGCGAAATCGCGCAGGTCGTGGGGCAGAGCCAGCCGCGCGTGTCCCGCCATGTTCGCATCCTCGCCGAAGCCGGTCTGGTCGAGCGGCGCAAGGAAGGCAATTGGGTTTTTCTGCGGTTGGGCCAGGGCGCGGCGACCGTGCCCTTTCTGAAGCTGTTTGATGAACTGGTCCCATCCGAGAGCGAGGAGTTGTGGCAGAAGGCGGACCTTGCCCGGCTGGCGGCGGTACGGGCGGACCGGTCGCGCGCGGCGGAAAGCTATTTTGCCGAACATGCCGAGGAATGGGACGCGATCCGATCGCTTCATGTTCCCGACGTCGATGTAGAGGCGGCGATGACGGCGCTGCTGGGGGCCGAGGCAATCGGGCACCTGCTGGATATCGGCACGGGTACGGGCAGGATGATCGAACTATTCGGGCCTGTCGCGGATCAGGTGACGGCGCTGGATCGCAGCCCCGACATGCTGCGGCTGGCACGGGCCAAGCTGCCCGAGGATGCGGGCGGGAAATACGGCCTGGTGCTGGGCGATTTCGGTGCCCTCCCGCTGGAGCCGGGGAGCATCGACACGGTGGTGTTGCATCAGGTCCTGCATTATGCGCGGGCGCCCGAGACGGTGATCGCAGAGGCTGCGCGCGTCACGGCGACGGGGGGGCGGGTTCTCATCGCGGACTTCGCGGCGCATGAACGGGAAGAGTTGCGGCTGCGCGATCAGCATGCGCGGCTGGGCTTTTCCGACGAGCAGATCGAAAGCTGGTTCGCGCAGGCGGGCCTGGAACTGGAGCGGGTAGAGGTGCTGCCCGGCCAGGAATTGACGGTAGTATTATGGCTGGGACGCCGCGCAGGCGCGCGCATCCTGCGACATGAAGGACGACTTTCCGCATGA
- a CDS encoding glycine zipper 2TM domain-containing protein, whose product MKTKFLINMGAALAMGAASFAVTAAPAQARDGWGRYERGDYYRGDRGHRGYRGDYYRGYRGDRYYRNNYYRGYRGGYRCRDNGTGGTIIGAIAGGLLGNEIGKGSGRYGRGDGTTGAIVGAGVGALAGRAIDRNC is encoded by the coding sequence ATGAAAACCAAGTTTCTGATCAATATGGGGGCGGCGCTGGCAATGGGCGCTGCATCTTTCGCGGTTACTGCGGCTCCGGCCCAGGCGCGCGATGGCTGGGGCCGTTATGAGCGCGGCGATTATTATCGCGGCGACCGCGGTCATCGTGGTTACCGGGGCGATTATTATCGCGGCTATCGCGGCGACCGCTATTACCGGAACAACTATTATCGTGGCTACCGGGGCGGCTATCGCTGCCGCGACAATGGCACGGGCGGCACCATCATCGGTGCGATCGCGGGCGGCTTGCTCGGCAACGAGATCGGCAAGGGCAGCGGCCGTTATGGACGCGGCGACGGCACCACGGGCGCGATTGTCGGCGCTGGCGTGGGCGCACTGGCCGGCCGGGCGATCGATCGCAATTGCTGA
- a CDS encoding esterase-like activity of phytase family protein — protein sequence MRRILIVLLLAILLLPAPHKNKPELFGPGPLLVTARALPLNASDPTVRSVGMLDYLDGWQLGSPHRGFGGISSLLVQGEGQVLALSDSGTLMGFTPHPGRNSRRPFIAPLPVRRQDASQPWWAWDSEAIAHDPATDRYWVGFEMLQRICRYAPGFSRVEACRTWPEIEAWPETGSIESMARLPDGRFLVIAEMGMRGDGSHDTLLFDGDPADNATPSPLHLRYVPPRGYRPTDVVALDDRRLLVLNRRVTLQKLFTATLAIIELPATPRPEDRLWAQPIARLAPPLLADNFEGIAVTREGGRTIVWIVSDDNHEFFQRTLLLKFALRSR from the coding sequence ATGCGCCGAATTTTGATCGTCCTGCTTCTTGCGATCCTGCTGCTGCCAGCGCCGCACAAGAACAAGCCCGAACTGTTCGGCCCAGGTCCGCTGCTGGTGACGGCACGGGCGCTACCCTTGAACGCATCGGACCCGACTGTCCGCAGTGTCGGGATGCTCGACTATCTTGACGGCTGGCAGCTTGGCAGCCCCCATCGCGGCTTTGGCGGCATCTCCTCCCTTCTGGTGCAGGGCGAAGGCCAGGTACTTGCGCTAAGCGACTCCGGCACGCTGATGGGCTTTACGCCTCATCCGGGTCGAAACAGCCGTCGCCCCTTCATCGCCCCCCTACCCGTCCGACGCCAGGATGCGTCCCAGCCATGGTGGGCGTGGGATTCAGAGGCGATAGCCCACGACCCGGCCACGGATCGCTACTGGGTGGGATTTGAAATGCTCCAGCGCATCTGCCGCTATGCACCCGGCTTCTCGCGCGTGGAGGCCTGCCGCACCTGGCCGGAGATCGAGGCATGGCCGGAAACCGGGTCCATCGAATCCATGGCGCGCCTGCCAGATGGCCGTTTTCTCGTCATCGCGGAGATGGGAATGCGCGGGGACGGCAGCCATGACACGCTGTTGTTTGATGGAGACCCGGCGGACAACGCCACGCCATCGCCCCTGCATCTGCGCTATGTGCCACCCAGGGGCTATAGACCCACCGACGTCGTTGCGCTGGATGATCGCCGCCTGCTGGTGCTCAATCGCCGCGTTACGCTACAGAAGCTGTTCACCGCCACCCTCGCCATCATTGAACTGCCCGCCACGCCCAGGCCCGAGGACCGCCTGTGGGCGCAACCCATCGCCAGGCTCGCGCCCCCGCTGCTAGCCGACAATTTCGAAGGGATCGCGGTCACCCGCGAAGGCGGACGGACGATCGTCTGGATCGTCTCTGACGACAATCACGAATTTTTTCAGCGCACCCTGCTGCTGAAATTCGCGCTCCGCTCCCGCTGA
- the rpmB gene encoding 50S ribosomal protein L28 — protein MSRICELTGKGRQVGHNVSHANNKTKRVFLPNLQNVSLISETLETTVKLRVSTHGLRSVEHNGGLDNWLLKTSNEKLSLKARRLKRDIVKKQAAVAA, from the coding sequence ATGTCGCGCATTTGCGAGTTGACCGGCAAGGGCCGCCAGGTGGGTCACAATGTTTCCCACGCCAATAACAAGACCAAGCGCGTGTTCCTGCCCAACCTGCAGAACGTGTCGCTCATTTCCGAGACGCTGGAAACGACCGTGAAGCTGCGCGTATCGACGCACGGCCTGCGTTCCGTCGAACATAATGGCGGCCTCGACAACTGGCTGCTCAAGACCAGCAACGAGAAGCTGTCGCTGAAGGCTCGCCGCCTGAAGCGCGACATCGTGAAGAAGCAGGCTGCCGTCGCCGCCTGA
- a CDS encoding nucleoside deaminase yields the protein MSPPFPLPAPMRRALDLANAAESAGEIPIGAVVTRDGQIIGEGENRNRRDNDPTAHAEIVALRAAAAQLGDFRLTGCDLWVTLEPCPMCAGAISHARIARLFYGASDPKGGAIEQGPRLFAQPQCLHRPEVYGGIGETEASALLRDFFAARR from the coding sequence ATGAGTCCGCCCTTCCCCCTACCCGCCCCCATGCGTCGCGCGCTTGATCTGGCCAACGCGGCGGAGAGCGCGGGCGAAATCCCCATTGGCGCGGTCGTGACCCGCGACGGGCAAATCATTGGCGAAGGCGAAAACCGCAACCGGCGCGACAATGATCCCACGGCCCACGCGGAAATCGTCGCCCTGCGCGCGGCAGCCGCCCAACTGGGCGATTTCCGCCTCACCGGCTGCGACCTTTGGGTGACGCTGGAACCTTGCCCCATGTGCGCCGGGGCCATTTCCCACGCCCGCATTGCCCGCCTCTTTTACGGCGCGTCCGATCCAAAGGGCGGCGCGATAGAACAAGGCCCGCGTCTCTTCGCCCAGCCCCAATGCCTGCACCGGCCCGAAGTCTATGGCGGAATAGGCGAAACAGAGGCCTCAGCGCTGCTGAGGGACTTTTTCGCCGCCCGGCGCTGA
- a CDS encoding GtrA family protein gives MKLLSRMPPERQALFWQVVRYGISGLFITACQATVYWTLAALAGWHPQIANVIGYLAAVMIGYVTHSAFTFRGQSNGGNHAARGVKFVVVSLLSYALNALWVFLCVTHMRWPEWSPIPAMIFVTPAVMFGLNRQWVFR, from the coding sequence ATGAAATTGCTGTCACGCATGCCGCCGGAAAGACAGGCCCTGTTCTGGCAAGTCGTGCGCTACGGCATCAGCGGCCTGTTCATCACAGCCTGTCAGGCAACGGTCTACTGGACGCTCGCCGCGCTGGCCGGATGGCATCCGCAGATCGCCAACGTCATCGGCTATCTTGCCGCCGTCATGATCGGCTATGTCACGCACAGCGCCTTCACCTTCCGCGGCCAGAGCAATGGTGGCAATCACGCCGCGCGGGGCGTGAAGTTCGTCGTCGTCTCGCTGCTTAGCTATGCGCTGAACGCCCTATGGGTATTCCTGTGCGTCACCCATATGCGATGGCCGGAATGGTCGCCCATCCCGGCCATGATTTTCGTGACCCCGGCGGTGATGTTCGGCCTCAACCGCCAATGGGTTTTCCGTTGA
- a CDS encoding LytR/AlgR family response regulator transcription factor: MTIRTILVDDESLAIQGLKLRLEAHEDVEIVETCSNGREAIRAIKTHKPDLVFLDIQMPGFDGFSVVQGLMEVEPPLFIFCTAYSDHAIRAFEAQAVDYLMKPVDEGRLADALDRVRQRLSEKKQVQEAEKLREVLAEVAPDAMNEFNAGGDEDAPSSNRFEKLINIKDRGQIFRVDVDSIERIDAAGDYMCIYTADNSLILRETMKDLEKRLDPRNFQRVHRSTIVNLSQVRQVKPHTNGECFLVLESGAQVKVSRSYRDVVARFVH; encoded by the coding sequence ATGACCATAAGAACAATCCTCGTCGACGACGAAAGCCTGGCTATCCAAGGCCTCAAGCTGCGTCTGGAAGCGCATGAGGATGTCGAAATCGTAGAGACTTGCTCGAACGGCCGCGAAGCCATTCGCGCCATCAAGACGCATAAACCCGACCTTGTGTTCCTTGACATCCAAATGCCTGGATTCGACGGATTTTCGGTCGTTCAGGGATTGATGGAAGTCGAACCGCCGCTGTTCATTTTCTGCACCGCCTATAGCGATCACGCTATTCGCGCCTTTGAAGCGCAGGCGGTCGATTATCTGATGAAGCCGGTCGATGAAGGGCGGCTTGCCGATGCGCTTGACCGTGTGCGGCAGCGCCTGTCCGAGAAGAAGCAGGTGCAGGAAGCCGAAAAGCTGCGCGAGGTGCTGGCCGAGGTCGCGCCGGATGCGATGAACGAGTTCAACGCTGGCGGCGACGAGGATGCTCCGTCTTCCAATCGCTTCGAAAAGCTCATCAACATCAAGGATCGGGGCCAGATTTTCCGTGTAGATGTCGATTCGATCGAGCGGATCGACGCGGCCGGCGATTATATGTGCATTTATACCGCCGATAATTCGCTGATTTTGCGCGAAACCATGAAGGATTTAGAGAAAAGATTGGATCCCAGGAATTTCCAGCGGGTGCATCGGTCGACGATCGTCAATCTGAGCCAGGTGCGGCAGGTGAAGCCGCATACCAATGGGGAATGTTTCCTGGTGCTGGAGTCCGGCGCGCAGGTGAAGGTCAGCCGTTCATACAGGGATGTGGTCGCCCGGTTCGTGCATTGA
- a CDS encoding sensor histidine kinase: MSVHRIQPQPFFADKNRAFWNLQSAGWAGAFLLRGSSTIANGQPLSSLIPVMISTVTGYSVTLLIAVIFRFLQKQRPIVTWGASIVTVVVAAGLVAFIDAWVFSTQNRGSDTAGLQLFLGAFYLSITLLGAWSALYYAINFYLTVEEQADQLLRLENQASSAQLAMLRYQLNPHFLFNTLNSISTLVLLKQTDRANAMLSRLSSFLRYTLINEPTAQVTIEQEVETLKLYLEIEKMRFEDRLRPVFNIDPAVAQSRLPSLLLQPLVENAIKYAVTPKEEGAEISITAQPAGENVRVIVSDTGPGLNEGFMRPNTPVSEGTGVGLANIRDRLIQAFGERQSLETRSTPSGFSVQIEMPLNLDEPSKVAA, from the coding sequence ATGTCTGTGCATCGCATCCAGCCTCAGCCCTTCTTCGCTGACAAGAACCGCGCCTTCTGGAACCTGCAATCGGCGGGATGGGCGGGCGCTTTCCTGTTGCGGGGCTCATCGACCATCGCCAATGGCCAGCCGCTCTCCAGCCTGATCCCGGTGATGATCTCCACCGTGACGGGCTATTCGGTCACGTTGCTGATCGCGGTGATCTTCCGGTTTTTGCAGAAGCAGCGCCCCATCGTCACCTGGGGCGCCTCGATCGTGACCGTAGTCGTGGCGGCGGGGCTGGTCGCGTTCATTGATGCCTGGGTCTTTTCTACACAGAATCGCGGTAGCGATACGGCCGGGCTCCAATTGTTCCTAGGCGCCTTCTATCTCAGCATCACCCTGCTGGGGGCTTGGTCGGCGCTCTATTACGCCATCAACTTCTACCTGACGGTAGAGGAACAGGCAGATCAGCTGCTGCGCCTTGAAAATCAGGCTTCCAGCGCGCAACTTGCGATGCTGCGCTATCAGCTCAATCCCCATTTTCTGTTCAATACGCTCAACAGCATATCGACACTTGTGCTATTGAAGCAGACGGACCGGGCAAATGCGATGCTCTCGCGCCTGTCCTCATTCCTGCGCTATACGCTTATCAACGAGCCCACCGCGCAGGTCACGATCGAACAGGAGGTGGAGACGTTGAAGCTCTATCTAGAGATCGAGAAGATGCGGTTCGAGGACAGGTTGCGGCCCGTCTTCAACATTGACCCTGCAGTGGCCCAGTCGCGGCTGCCTTCGCTGCTTCTCCAGCCGCTGGTCGAAAACGCGATCAAATATGCGGTCACCCCGAAGGAAGAAGGGGCGGAAATATCCATTACGGCGCAGCCTGCCGGTGAAAACGTCCGGGTCATCGTATCGGATACCGGTCCGGGATTGAACGAGGGGTTCATGCGTCCGAACACTCCTGTGAGCGAAGGGACGGGCGTTGGCCTGGCAAACATCCGCGATCGCCTGATTCAAGCGTTCGGGGAACGACAGAGCTTAGAAACGCGTTCCACGCCAAGCGGCTTTTCGGTCCAGATCGAAATGCCGCTTAATCTGGATGAACCATCGAAAGTGGCCGCATGA
- a CDS encoding winged helix-turn-helix transcriptional regulator — protein sequence MKHILAQDLEQCALPSALEAMGERWSFLILRGALSGIRHFEEFQSSLGIARNILANRLARLVENGIMLRQPMQCDRRKIEYRLTEKGRELAPVMIALRQWGEKWGCGPVSCQVLADRRDGQPIRKMTIQAHDGRPLELSDLVWLCPDEITPMDEEPAAAA from the coding sequence ATGAAGCACATTCTGGCGCAGGATCTGGAACAATGCGCGCTCCCAAGCGCGCTGGAAGCTATGGGCGAACGCTGGTCATTTCTCATCTTGCGGGGCGCCTTGTCCGGCATCCGGCATTTTGAGGAATTTCAGTCGAGCCTTGGCATAGCCCGCAACATCCTGGCCAATCGCCTGGCGCGTCTGGTGGAAAATGGCATCATGCTGCGTCAACCGATGCAGTGCGACCGGCGCAAGATCGAATATCGCCTCACCGAAAAGGGCCGCGAACTCGCTCCCGTGATGATCGCATTGCGGCAATGGGGGGAAAAGTGGGGCTGTGGTCCGGTGTCCTGTCAGGTGCTGGCGGACCGGCGTGATGGCCAGCCGATCCGGAAGATGACAATCCAGGCGCATGATGGGCGGCCGCTTGAACTGAGCGACCTGGTATGGCTCTGCCCTGACGAGATCACTCCAATGGATGAGGAACCGGCCGCAGCCGCGTGA
- a CDS encoding RelA/SpoT family protein — translation MLRQYELVERVKRYDPDADEAMINRAYVFSVQKHGSQKRASGDPYFSHPIEVAGILTDFSLDDQTIVTALLHDTIEDTLVTYEEIENAFGKDVARMVDGVTKLSKIEAMSENERAAENLRKFLLAMSDDIRVLLVKLADRLHNMRTLHFIKNETKRRRIARETMDIYAPLAERIGMYDFMREMQLLSFRELEPEAYDSITKRLEQLKEGGHDKVDRIGAELQLLLGSNDLSVTVSGREKHPYSIWKKMQERHISFEQLTDVMAFRVITETAEDCYRALGVIHQTYKMVPGRFKDYISTPKRNGYRSLHTTVIHQDNARIEVQIRSRDMHHDAELGLAAHWAYKQKGDAGDHHAAWLRDLVEILEQSQDADELLEHTRMAMYQDRIFAFSPKGELHQLPKGSTPVDFAYAVHTSLGNQTVGAKVNGRVVPLRTPLENGDQVEILKSEGQEPQPGWLTFAVTGKARAAIRRFIRQKQRGEEIALGEKLYDEIIGRLSPELASELGEKALKAALKRLKLEDRGALMIAIATHRLRDSEVMEALVPGSTSAEGMEEAHPRQHAPVSIRGLTPGIAYHLGDCCHPVPGDRIVGVRRTGEPIEVHTIDCRSLEAGQDDDWIDLAWDSRSKGGTARLQVIVKNQPGALAAVANVFGATKANILNLQLVNREGPFHTDIIDLEVADAQHLNRILSALRALDAVAQADRV, via the coding sequence ATGCTGCGTCAATATGAACTAGTTGAGCGAGTGAAGCGCTACGATCCGGATGCGGACGAGGCGATGATCAACCGCGCCTACGTCTTTTCCGTCCAGAAACACGGGTCCCAGAAACGCGCCAGCGGCGACCCCTATTTCAGTCATCCCATTGAGGTCGCTGGCATTCTCACCGATTTCAGCCTGGACGATCAGACCATCGTTACGGCGCTGCTGCACGATACGATCGAAGACACGCTTGTCACCTATGAGGAGATTGAGAATGCGTTCGGCAAGGATGTCGCGCGCATGGTCGATGGCGTCACCAAGCTGTCCAAGATCGAAGCGATGTCAGAAAATGAGCGGGCGGCGGAGAATCTCCGCAAGTTCCTGCTCGCCATGTCGGACGATATCCGCGTGCTGCTGGTCAAGCTCGCCGACCGCCTCCACAACATGCGTACGCTGCATTTCATCAAGAATGAGACCAAGCGCCGCCGCATCGCCCGTGAGACGATGGACATATATGCGCCGCTCGCCGAGCGGATCGGCATGTACGACTTCATGCGCGAAATGCAGCTCCTCTCCTTCCGCGAGCTGGAGCCGGAAGCCTATGACAGCATCACCAAGCGACTGGAGCAGCTGAAGGAAGGCGGCCATGACAAGGTCGACCGGATCGGCGCCGAATTGCAGCTGCTGTTGGGCAGCAACGACCTGTCCGTCACCGTATCCGGCCGGGAAAAGCATCCCTATTCCATCTGGAAGAAGATGCAGGAGCGGCACATCAGCTTCGAACAGCTGACGGATGTGATGGCTTTCCGTGTTATCACCGAAACGGCCGAGGATTGCTACCGGGCGCTGGGCGTCATCCACCAGACCTACAAGATGGTCCCCGGACGGTTCAAAGATTATATCTCCACCCCCAAGCGCAACGGCTACCGCTCGCTCCACACGACGGTGATCCATCAGGACAATGCCCGCATCGAGGTACAGATCCGCAGCCGCGACATGCATCATGACGCGGAACTGGGGCTGGCGGCGCACTGGGCATACAAGCAGAAGGGCGATGCGGGCGACCATCATGCAGCATGGCTGCGCGACCTGGTCGAGATTCTGGAACAGAGCCAGGACGCCGACGAGCTGCTCGAACATACCCGCATGGCGATGTATCAGGACCGCATCTTCGCCTTTTCCCCCAAAGGCGAGTTGCACCAGCTGCCCAAGGGATCGACCCCGGTCGATTTCGCCTATGCCGTCCACACGTCGCTGGGCAACCAGACGGTCGGTGCAAAGGTCAATGGCCGGGTCGTTCCCCTGCGCACGCCGCTGGAAAATGGCGATCAGGTCGAGATCCTGAAATCGGAAGGCCAGGAACCGCAACCGGGCTGGCTGACCTTCGCCGTCACGGGCAAGGCGCGGGCGGCCATCCGCCGCTTCATCCGGCAGAAGCAGCGCGGCGAGGAAATCGCGCTCGGTGAAAAGCTGTATGACGAAATCATCGGCCGCCTTTCCCCGGAACTGGCCAGTGAATTGGGAGAGAAGGCCCTCAAGGCCGCGCTCAAGCGCCTGAAGCTCGAAGATCGCGGCGCGCTGATGATCGCCATCGCTACCCATCGCCTGCGCGATTCAGAGGTCATGGAAGCTCTTGTGCCCGGGTCGACGAGCGCGGAAGGCATGGAAGAAGCGCATCCGCGCCAGCATGCGCCAGTGTCAATCCGCGGCCTGACGCCGGGCATCGCTTATCATCTGGGTGACTGTTGCCACCCCGTACCGGGCGATCGGATCGTTGGTGTACGGCGCACCGGTGAACCGATCGAAGTGCATACGATCGACTGTCGCTCGCTTGAAGCTGGCCAGGATGACGACTGGATCGATCTGGCCTGGGACAGCAGGTCGAAGGGCGGGACCGCGCGTCTTCAGGTGATCGTGAAGAACCAGCCAGGCGCGCTGGCGGCGGTGGCCAATGTCTTCGGCGCGACCAAGGCGAATATCCTCAATCTGCAACTGGTGAACCGCGAAGGTCCGTTTCATACGGACATCATCGACCTCGAGGTCGCCGACGCCCAGCATCTGAACCGCATTCTGTCAGCCCTCCGCGCGCTGGATGCGGTAGCGCAGGCGGATCGGGTGTAG
- the rplJ gene encoding 50S ribosomal protein L10 codes for MDRNQKAEVVSALNAELAEVGVVVVTRNLGMTVAQSTVLRQKMREAGASYKVTKNRLARIALDGTDYTGLSELLTGPVGLATSADPVAAAKVAVDFAKTNDKLEIVGGAMGEVLLDAEGVKALASMPSLDELRAKIVGLLVAPATKLATVTQAPAAQLARVFNAYAEKDAA; via the coding sequence ATGGATCGTAATCAGAAAGCTGAGGTCGTTTCCGCGCTGAACGCAGAACTGGCAGAAGTTGGCGTGGTCGTCGTGACCCGCAACCTCGGCATGACCGTCGCTCAGTCGACTGTCCTGCGCCAGAAGATGCGCGAAGCCGGTGCGTCCTACAAGGTTACGAAGAACCGCCTCGCCCGCATCGCCCTTGATGGCACTGACTATACCGGCCTCAGCGAACTGCTGACCGGCCCAGTCGGCCTTGCCACCTCGGCCGATCCGGTCGCAGCCGCCAAGGTTGCGGTCGATTTCGCCAAGACCAACGACAAGCTTGAGATCGTTGGTGGCGCGATGGGTGAAGTGCTGCTGGACGCGGAGGGCGTCAAGGCGCTCGCCTCGATGCCGTCGCTGGATGAACTGCGTGCGAAGATCGTTGGGCTGCTCGTTGCGCCCGCGACCAAGCTCGCGACCGTCACCCAGGCACCGGCTGCGCAGCTCGCGCGGGTCTTCAACGCCTATGCGGAGAAGGACGCGGCCTGA
- the rplL gene encoding 50S ribosomal protein L7/L12, whose product MADINALVDQLSALTVLEAAELSKALEEKWGVSAAAAVAVAGPAAAAAAPAAEEQSEFDVILTGDGGKKINVIKEVRAITGLGLTEAKALVEGAPKAVKEAVSKDEAEKLKKQLEEAGATVELK is encoded by the coding sequence ATGGCAGACATCAACGCACTGGTCGATCAGCTCTCGGCCCTGACCGTCCTCGAAGCCGCTGAACTCTCGAAGGCTCTGGAAGAAAAGTGGGGCGTTTCGGCCGCCGCTGCCGTCGCCGTCGCTGGCCCGGCCGCTGCCGCTGCCGCTCCGGCCGCTGAAGAGCAGTCGGAATTCGACGTGATCCTCACCGGCGACGGTGGCAAGAAGATCAACGTCATCAAGGAAGTCCGCGCCATCACCGGTCTGGGCCTGACCGAAGCCAAGGCGCTCGTCGAAGGCGCGCCCAAGGCTGTCAAGGAAGCCGTCAGCAAGGACGAAGCCGAGAAGCTCAAGAAGCAGCTTGAAGAAGCCGGCGCGACCGTCGAGCTCAAGTAA